In a single window of the Drosophila subpulchrella strain 33 F10 #4 breed RU33 chromosome X, RU_Dsub_v1.1 Primary Assembly, whole genome shotgun sequence genome:
- the LOC119558076 gene encoding protein ELYS homolog, protein MEWHEVELDGSRTAAFPERAVPGFGQEPAEVETADYLGGIIRGGQWGWVTCRYGKDATLLVCSMTTGECFSRHCFWSSESADEGHGSPGQRSSIRCVEELFPGEPERSALLAICLESWESGERPMDVKTQVLIYSIPHSRVLRRFHLPGGLHCSALTFLDRDIYGATRVGRFDGCLAVATKEGIVLLVDLNSDSLVEQPASSPEGDPCYGEIISFPCEELVGRFNSLLDECRSKGAHLAVRLSVAHSGIRCLMGISLAPGFAAGLEDGRVLIYDLLHFHVTTTLQPPGRSEGAHGAVQRMCLIMPPDDPKPCFYICALYQSADGLNMLLHSVSYRRSYVEQGSDLFRFEQFHSSSVRNHQVFDRGICSVIGCTTASTFSFAGDSGTLLVIISWHSSTDRKNKLVLFDINQWYKEEMPPCVRHYEMPHYLAGYILSGLPTGLGLQLRANSILHFVSLQRYDEHFYPDSLTFDCTLLTPTGSRYYAQDGVQHRFLNALRWERATLFLRPQSYHEDIVRLRLLPQFCELNPNATFSKTAMYEVILSVALEHKCGALLNDCARSWLDGSFLCNMLDPTELSLSTLTNWIVKRAGQIKTRCSELCQGIFDYGGYSLDERERREFKELSAQLRELLRLQSYIVELGRRRLTPSLLAECKTNEQALRTVHEYQRVLYWFIEQGLLPEGQHENHRESREQPLVRLRHVYSERRAQRKRLYIDSLGELTSLSDPYPPESLHALLHVMLDPDTEPSRKHALILYLLLDLDPQLGRRFQTAFQLGEELAKSVRSFWCLDRGDYEHCVKELYKDPAPANNFEEWQMRLLLETLLDGGAVKAAMRVASQPPGPLSSALHMSVLLANENMPEAFLIARLYDEEEEGHSLLERFFRHCIERRRFRVLAELCLREPEERLLYRLLRQCRSRQTECVHLILLLQKSKFIEAVSFMDDVAVERQREDESSSTIISAYRSTMAPVAQNIAGTYLRIRDTLDGLEDARKGGLLQPFSCQLVKQNASGQVGGIFQSSAVSAHWATHFETPPVLPPVSVPAKMGYTNIPFLRHAQYGLSELPHRRRKVRPVPHQAAEKRQREQEEQQREERERRQQYSLQPRKRRRLLAEQLVEDVKGHVRSILDQQSEQQPELEEAERNQASDLLQPPTFLQTRQTTTRQGSSSPQAILTILKRHSAVDAVGGIPPVATSTTLAGPKRFRFMPPIPLRMDGSMEVDSEDAAEEDEGEEEEETDEIIVEIESRSEPRSACSAESDEDEEFLSPLASANVSLVDQVIVPPRESPRPLAPPTGPQPRSSLLHGRNEIGRGGASGTGSESSSGFGSFATVRAAPTTSHSQFLPTICSSKMGETQSQVFSSGSCGVKISERTTICGEMESTDLGSEVTAAPSAQWSLPAARPAVQGHRMMDTTLEMSTYDVASLEQPDIQVQDEEEELKLGDTQSVEEQEQEQQNQHDEQEPERSEMGGLLEYLGSSEAPAQEPLSSPTYSLSSEESDLSSADIRNPLLPTLHNDDPMYSIVVESTGSITTSRSVTHTPTSFLPSDTNVSQNSSPRAPRGGEGDGSPISLYRANSLETVDDLDTTKGSLEEEEEYDEDDCVIALDGTEVRGYVARPQPSGACSSAELFAFKDDCPEEAASGPCPSLSLGATVNSDSEVADTIVLDSDEESQKPGDCQPEQQKVVEWPMEEDAGSNDSVATVAFSESKQNPVENDMEVDMVEEKLLEEIPEEEVEEKPLEKIAQEEAEEEGKEEAREDPEQEPLLVQDEDSRQSLTLVLSDDEAEEPAVAAVPTRSLRPRRGSSEHRDSPRPLRSLRSSLENQDSPSPVAGRKMRLRSNDALASSPAATPPVATPKRRALQHKHLLEVIDEQSSLDASLPRTRSRSRLSVDSEAPSSRPTTPTARVRSKRATSLAPTTESPSVRRSLRGNSEPPPAVEVQPAVRKPRAGGVRSRKTSQSDQNMSASPAPADVPPLVAEESATAEEEQPRPRRVGRRRISQLSDQSAKAAETDAPAPEATSSRTSSRTNSANSTTTTTTKTRELRPRTRRSSKSEV, encoded by the exons ATGGAGTGGCACGAAGTGGAGTTGGACGGCAGTCGCACGGCGGCCTTTCCTGAGCGCGCCGTACCCGGTTTTGGCCAGGAGCCGGCGGAAGTGGAGACCG CCGACTACCTGGGCGGCATCATACGCGGCGGCCAGTGGGGCTGGGTGACCTGCCGTTATGGCAAGGACGCCACCCTTCTGGTCTGCAGCATGACCACCGGCGAGTGTTTCTCCCGGCACTGCTTCTGGAGCAGCGAGTCGGCAGACGAGGGACATGGTAGCCCCGGGCAGCGCAGCAGCATCCGCTGTGTGGAGGAACTCTTTCCCGGTGAGCCGGAACGCAGCGCGCTGTTGGCCATCTGCCTGGAGTCGTGGGAAAGCGGCGAGCGCCCAATGGACGTCAAGACGCAGGTGCTCATCTACTCGATCCCCCACAGCCGAGTGCTGCGCCGCTTCCACCTGCCGGGTGGCCTCCACTGCAGCGCGCTCACCTTCCTCGACCGGGACATCTATGGCGCAACGCGAGTGGGCCGATTCGACGGCTGCCTGGCCGTGGCCACCAAGGAGGGCATCGTCCTGCTAGTCGATCTCAACAGCGACAGCCTGGTGGAGCAGCCAGCATCCAGTCCCGAGGGCGACCCATGCTACGGGGAAATTATCAGCTTCCCCTGCGAGGAGCTTGTAGGTCGCTTCAACTCCCTGCTGGATGAATGTCGCTCGAAGGGCGCCCATTTGGCCGTGCGCTTGAGTG TGGCCCACAGCGGAATCAGGTGCTTGATGGGCATCAGCTTGGCCCCCGGCTTTGCCGCTGGCCTGGAGGATGGCCGCGTCCTGATCTACGACCTGCTGCACTTCCATGTGACCACTACACTGCAGCCGCCGGGAAGAAGTGAAGGGGCTCACGGGGCCGTGCAGCGAATGTGCCTTATCATGCCGCCGGACGACCCCAAGCCCTGCTTCTACATATGTGCATTATACCAAAGCGCCGACGGCCTCAACATGTTGCTGCACTCCGTCAGCTACAGGCGCTCATACGTGGAGCAGGGGAGCGACCTGTTCCGCTTCGAG CAATTCCATTCCAGCTCGGTGCGCAACCACCAAGTCTTCGACAGGGGCATCTGCTCCGTAATCGGCTGCACTACGGCCTCCACTTTCAGCTTTGCCGGGGACAGCGGAACGCTACTGGTCATCATATCCTGGCACTCAAGCACAGACCGCAAAAACAAGCTCGTCCTGTTCGACATCAACCAGTGGTACAAGGAAGAGATGCCCCCATGCGTGCGCCATTACGAAATGCCCCATTACCTCGCCGGCTATATCCTCAGTGGTCTGCCCACGGGATTGGGATTGCAGCTGCGCGCCAACTCCATTTTGCACTTTGTCTCACTGCAGCGCTACGATGAGCACTTCTATCCCGATTCCCTGACCTTTG ATTGCACACTGCTGACCCCAACTGGCAGCCGCTACTACGCTCAGGACGGAGTGCAACATCGTTTCCTCAACGCCCTGCGCTGGGAGCGCGCCACGCTTTTTCTGCGACCACAGTCCTACCACGAGGATATCGTTCGCCTGCGTCTCCTGCCTCAGTTCTGCGAGCTGAATCCGAACGCCACGTTCTCTAAG ACTGCCATGTACGAGGTAATTCTGTCGGTGGCCCTAGAGCACAAGTGCGGGGCCCTGCTGAACGACTGCGCCCGCAGCTGGCTGGACGGCAGCTTCTTGTGCAACATGCTCGATCCCACGGAGCTCTCGCTGTCCACGCTGACCAACTGGATCGTGAAGCGCGCCGGTCAAATCAAGACGCGCTGCTCGGAGCTTTGTCAGGGCATCTTCGACTACGGCGGCTACTCGTTGGACGAGCGGGAGCGGCGTGAGTTCAAAGAGCTCTCTGCCCAGCTACGTGAGCTACTGCGTCTGCAGTCCTACATTGTCGAGCTGGGTCGGCGGCGACTGACGCCCTCCTTGCTGGCCGAGTGCAAGACCAACGAACAGGCGCTGCGGACAGTGCACGAGTACCAGAGAGTGCTTTACTGGTTTATCGAGCAGGGTCTCCTACCTGAGGGGCAGCACGAGAATCATCGGGAGTCCCGGGAGCAGCCGCTGGTTCGTCTTCGACACGTTTACTCCGAGAGGCGGGCGCAGCGAAAGAGACTGTACATCGACTCTCTGGGGGAGCTCACCTCCCTTTCGGACCCCTATCCGCCGGAGTCGCTACATGCACTCCTGCACGTGATGCTCGATCCGGACACAGAGCCCTCCCGCAAGCATGCTCTTATCCTGTACCTGCTGCTAGATCTGGACCCACAGCTGGGCAGGCGCTTCCAGACTGCCTTTCAATTGGGCGAGGAACTGGCCAAGTCGGTGCGCTCATTTTGGTGCTTGGACCGCGGTGATTACGAA CATTGCGTCAAGGAGCTGTACAAGGACCCCGCTCCCGCCAACAACTTTGAGGAGTGGCAGATGCGCCTGCTCCTAGAGACTCTGCTGGATGGCGGGGCTGTCAAGGCGGCCATGCGAGTGGCCAGCCAACCGCCTGGTCCCCTGTCATCGGCGCTGCACATGAGCGTGCTCCTGGCCAACGAAAACATGCCGGAGGCCTTCCTCATCGCCCGCCTCtacgacgaggaggaggaggggcACTCGCTACTGGAGCGCTTCTTCCGCCACTGTATCGAACGCAGACGCTTCAGAGTGCTGGCCGAGCTGTGCCTAAGGGAGCCGGAGGAGCGGCTTTTGTACCGCCTGCTGCGCCAGTGCCGCTCACGTCAAACGGAGTGCGTTCACTTAATCCTGCTGCTGCAAAAGAGTAAGTTCATCGAGGCAGTGTCCTTCATGGATGACGTGGCCGTCGAGCGCCAGCGAGAGGACGAGTCCTCCAGCACCATTATTTCTGCCTACCGGTCTACCATGGCGCCGGTTGCCCAGAACATTGCCGGCACCTATCTGCGCATTCGCGACACCCTGGACGGCCTTGAGGATGCTAGGAAGGGCGGTCTTTTGCAGCCCTTCAGCTGCCAGCTGGTCAAACAGAACGCGAGCGGCCAGGTGGGTGGCATCTTCCAGAGCTCCGCTGTCAGTGCCCATTGGGCAACGCACTTCGAGACGCCTCCAGTCCTGCCCCCCGTTTCTGTCCCTGCCAAAATGGGCTACACCAACATTCCCTTCCTCCGGCATGCACAATACGGACTCTCGGAGCTTCCACACCGGCGGCGCAAGGTGCGACCAGTGCCCCACCAGGCGGCGGAGAAGCGGCAGCGAgagcaggaggagcagcaaCGAGAAGAGCGCGAGCGCAGGCAGCAGTACTCACTGCAACCCCGAAAACGCCGCCGCCTATTGGCCGAGCAATTGGTTGAGGACGTTAAGGGCCATGTAAGATCCATTCTAGACCAACAGTCGGAACAGCAGCCGGAGTTGGAAGAGGCGGAGCGGAACCAGGCCAGCGATCTCCTGCAGCCGCCAACTTTCCTTCAGACGCGCCAGACGACGACACGCCAAGGCAGCAGCTCGCCCCAGGCGATTCTCACGATCCTGAAGCGGCACTCGGCCGTGGATGCCGTGGGAGGCATTCCGCCGGTGGCTACGTCCACCACACTAGCGGGACCAAAGAGATTCCGTTTCATGCCGCCCATACCCTTGCGTATGGATGGATCGATGGAGGTGGACAGCGAGGATGCCGCCGAGGAGGACGAgggggaggaggaggaggaaacCGACGAGATTATCGTTGAGATCGAGTCCAGAAGCGAGCCTAGGAGCGCCTGCAGCGCTGAGTccgacgaggacgaggagtTCCTTTCCCCGTTGGCCTCGGCCAATGTGTCTTTAGTGGACCAAGTGATCGTGCCACCGCGGGAATCTCCTAGACCTTTGGCACCGCCAACTGGCCCACAGCCACGTAGCTCATTGCTTCACGGGCGAAACGAAATCGGAAGAGGTGGTGCAAGTGGGACTGGAAGTGAAAGCAGCAGTGGATTCGGCAGCTTTGCCACCGTCCGCGCGGCACCGACGACATCTCATTCCCAGTTCTTGCCCACCATCTGCTCCTCCAAGATGGGCGAGACGCAGTCGCAGGTCTTCTCCAGCGGCAGCTGTGGGGTGAAGATATCCGAACGCACAACCATCTGTGGCGAAATGGAATCAACCGATCTTGGTTCGGAGGTTACGGCCGCACCCAGTGCGCAGTGGTCTCTGCCTGCAGCACGGCCCGCAGTCCAGGGACACCGGATGATGGATACCACTCTGGAGATGTCCACCTACGATGTGGCGTCGCTTGAGCAGCCAGATATCCAGGTTCAGGATGAAGAGGAGGAACTAAAGCTGGGCGACACGCAGTCGGttgaggagcaggagcaggagcagcagaaTCAACATGATGAGCAGGAGCCAGAGCGTTCTGAGATGGGCGGCCTGCTGGAATACCTGGGCAGCTCGGAAGCACCTGCCCAGGAGCCTCTGTCCTCGCCCACCTACAGTCTAAGCAGCGAAGAGTCAGACCTTTCCTCGGCCGACATCCGGAACCCCTTGCTGCCCACGCTGCACAACGATGACCCCATGTACTCGATCGTTGTGGAGTCGACAGGTTCCATCACCACATCGCGATCGGTAACGCACACGCCCACCTCCTTCCTGCCCAGCGACACAAACGTCTCGCAGAACTCGAGTCCAAGAGCACCACGCGGTGGTGAAGGAGATGGCTCGCCTATCTCCCTGTACCGCGCCAATAGCCTGGAAACGGTCGATGACCTAGACACCACAAAGGGTTcgctggaggaggaggaggagtacGATGAGGATGACTGCGTCATAGCACTGGACGGCACTGAGGTGCGCGGCTATGTGGCTCGTCCGCAGCCATCGGGAGCCTGCAGCAGTGCCGAGCTGTTCGCCTTCAAGGATGACTGCCCGGAGGAGGCGGCAAGCGGCCCTTGTCCTTCCCTTTCGCTGGGCGCCACGGTCAATAGCGACTCGGAGGTGGCCGACACCATTGTGCTGGACAGCGATGAGGAGTCGCAGAAGCCAGGGGATTGTCAGCCAGAACAGCAGAAGGTGGTAGAGTGGCCTATGGAGGAGGATGCTGGCAGCAACGATTCTGTGGCCACAGTGGCGTTTAGCGAAAGCAAGCAGAATCCTGTCGAGAACGATATGGAGGTGGATATGGTGGAAGAAAAGCTCCTGGAGGAGATTCCCGAAGAGGAGGTGGAAGAAAAGCCCTTGGAGAAGATTGCCCAAGAGGAGGCTGAAGAGGAGGGCAAAGAGGAGGCCAGAGAGGATCCCGAACAGGAGCCACTTTTGGTCCAAGATGAGGATTCCAGGCAGAGCCTAACGCTGGTACTCTCCGATGACGAGGCCGAGGAGCCAGCTGTGGCTGCGGTGCCGACTCGTTCTTTGCGCCCGCGTCGCGGCTCCTCAGAGCACCGGGATAGCCCGCGTCCCCTGCGATCGCTACGTTCCTCCTTGGAGAACCAGGACAGTCCCTCTCCGGTGGCTGGCCGCAAGATGCGTCTGCGTAGTAATGACGCCTTAGCCTCGTCGCCCGCAGCCACTCCGCCGGTCGCCACGCCCAAACGCCGAGCGTTGCAGCACAAGCACCTGCTGGAGGTGATCGACGAGCAGAGTTCCCTGGACGCTTCGTTGCCGCGCACCCGCTCCCGCTCGCGCCTGAGCGTGGACTCGGAGGCGCCAAGTTCCAGACCCACCACTCCCACAGCTAGGGTCCGCAGCAAGCGGGCCACCTCGCTGGCGCCCACGACGGAGAGTCCGAGTGTCCGGCGTTCACTGCGCGGCAACAGCGAACCACCACCCGCTGTGGAAGTGCAGCCGGCCGTGCGCAAACCGAGGGCGGGAGGCGTGAGATCGCGCAAGACGAGCCAATCCGATCAAAATATGTCTGCATCGCCTGCTCCGGCAGACGTGCCTCCATTAGTCGCCGAAGAATCCGCAACAGCGGAGGAGGAACAACCACGTCCTCGTCGCGTTGGCAGACGGCGCATCTCCCAGCTGAGTGACCAATCTGCCAAGGCCGCCGAAACAGATGCCCCTGCCCCGGAGGCCACCAGTTCGAGGACAAGCTCCAGGACCAACTCCGCCaacagcaccaccaccaccaccaccaagaCCCGGGAACTGCGTCCGCGCACGCGTCGCAGCTCGAAGTCGGAGGTTTAG